The genomic segment GGTATCCCAGGTAGCGGTCCGTAATACGGTAACCGTCTTCGGTAAAGATGTCCATGGCCCGAGGGAACAGTTTTTCGCCGGTGAGGTATTCGTGGACGATGATGCCGAAGCTGAAATAGTCCACCGAAGACGAAAGGTTCTCTCCCATGATGGCCTGCTCCGGGGCACTGTAGCAGGGCGTCAGCTGCCCGCCGTACTCATTCACCGTCTCTCGCAGTTTTGCCTGGGCGTAACCGAAATCGCAGATGAGAATCTTGTGGTTGTTCTTGTGCAGGGGATTTTGGCACAAGAGCAGGTTCTTGGGCTTCAAGTCCTTGTGGATGACCTGGTAGTAGTGCAGCTGGCTGATGGTGTTGGCCAGGTAGGCTATCTGGGCGATGCGATGGAGAATCTCGTCGTCGGTGAGCTTTGTCTTGAACATCTTGTCCAGGGAGCAGCCCTTGATGAATTCCATCTTGAGGTAGGGGTGCCTGCCGGCGAGGCCTCCGCCAAAACTCTGGACCACGCCTTCGATGTTGGTGGCGCGAATCAGGTTGTTGATGCGAATTTCGTCTTGGAATGCGCTCAGGAGCATGTTCAGACGGTGGAGGCGATTCTTGCCCGGTGCCGCCCAGAATTTGCAGATTTTCACGACGATTTCCCGCTCGCCAAAGTGGTCGCTGTAACCGGGATGTTCAATCCAGAAATTTGCACGGTAAAGGTTGTTGGTGCCTTCCAGGGTGAGGGGCTCCACCAGCTCGATTTTTTCCATGGCGCCGCTGTGCAAGAATTCCGGGTTCTGGTCGAACCACCTTTGGTATTCTTCCATGGTGTAATGTGGCCGGAGTGCCAGGTTTCTTGACACTCTGTCCAAGGTCTCGGCAAGGATGTTCCTGAGCATGCGTCCAAAGATAGCTAATTCGGAATTCAGAGTTCAGAATTCAGAGTTGCATTTTAAATAATTCTGAAATCCGAAATCCGAATTCTGAAATTTCTTATTCCATCGTCTTTTCTAGGGCATTGGTAATCACGTTGTAGGCGTCTTCTACCGTATCGCAGAAATGGAACAGCTTGATATCGTCCTTGTCGATCATTCCCGTTTCGGCCAGGTAGTTCCAGTTGATGACCTTGTTCCAGTACTTGCTGCCGTAAATCACCACGGGCATGCGGTCACCGTATTTCTTGGTCTGGATGAGGGTGAGGATTTCGAACATCTCGTCAAGGGTTCCAAACCCGCCGGGGAACACCACCAGGGCCTTGGCCATCTTCATGAACCAGTACTTGCGGATAAAGAAGTAGCGGAACTGCAGGTTCAGCTCGTCGTCTATATAGGGGTTGGGGTGTTGCTCGAAGGGCAGCCTGATGTTGAGGCCAATGGAGGATGTTCCCACGTCGTTGGCACCCCGGTTGCCCGCTTCCATGATGCCCGGGCCACCGCCGGTCATGATGGCGAAACCCTTGTGCTGCTTGTTGGCCCAGCGGCCCAGCTTTGCGCTCAGTTCGTGGGCGGCGTCGTAGTATTCCGCTACGGCCTCTAGTTGCTTTAGACGGGCAACCTCTTTCTTGTTCTTGCAGCCCTTCAGGCGTTTCTTGATTTCGCTCATGGGCAGCGTGCGGGCCGAACCGAAGAACACGATGGTGTTCTGCACTCCCTCTTGCTGGAAAATCTGGTTGGGTGCCATGAATTCGGCGATAATCCTGATGGGGCGGCCAATTTCGCTGTCGATAAAGTCCATGTTGTGGTAAATCATCTTGCCAGGAATTGTCGAAATAGCCTTTTTACCTTTTGCAGCCATGGTAGTCTCCTTTGCTTATCTTTTCCTATGACAAAATACCTTAAGAATGGGCAAAAAGCAACAAAAAAACACTTTTTTTTGCTTTCATTTGAAAAATTCGTTATATTTAGGGTATGCTAGTAAAAATCTGGACAGACAGCTTTATCATCACCGGCGAAATCGACACCCTCCGTGACGAGCGCCTTACCGACTACATCCGCGAGAACAAGGACTTTATCGCCGTGACCCAGGTAAAGGTCAGCGACAAGACCGAAAAGGACCTGTTCCGTACCCACTTCTTGAACGTGAGCACCAGCCACATCGAGATTATTCTCCCGGCGGAGTAGTCTCGCGGCTAGCTTGCGGGGGTATCCAGGCGGAACACTTCGCCTAGCTCGCTATCGCTCAGGTCCGTAAGCCAGGTTTCCCCTGCGCTCACCGTCATTTCGGCAATCGCCTTCTTGGTTTCCAGGAGGGCGTTAATTTTTTCCTCGAAGGTTC from the Fibrobacter sp. genome contains:
- a CDS encoding protein kinase, which gives rise to MLRNILAETLDRVSRNLALRPHYTMEEYQRWFDQNPEFLHSGAMEKIELVEPLTLEGTNNLYRANFWIEHPGYSDHFGEREIVVKICKFWAAPGKNRLHRLNMLLSAFQDEIRINNLIRATNIEGVVQSFGGGLAGRHPYLKMEFIKGCSLDKMFKTKLTDDEILHRIAQIAYLANTISQLHYYQVIHKDLKPKNLLLCQNPLHKNNHKILICDFGYAQAKLRETVNEYGGQLTPCYSAPEQAIMGENLSSSVDYFSFGIIVHEYLTGEKLFPRAMDIFTEDGYRITDRYLGYLKTGRENKFQDPRFPELSEWIDRLTIFDSFERMQSCPNLFEIAHKLREKVNALGYRDVNTDFLWNQLREYNR
- a CDS encoding TIGR00730 family Rossman fold protein, whose amino-acid sequence is MAAKGKKAISTIPGKMIYHNMDFIDSEIGRPIRIIAEFMAPNQIFQQEGVQNTIVFFGSARTLPMSEIKKRLKGCKNKKEVARLKQLEAVAEYYDAAHELSAKLGRWANKQHKGFAIMTGGGPGIMEAGNRGANDVGTSSIGLNIRLPFEQHPNPYIDDELNLQFRYFFIRKYWFMKMAKALVVFPGGFGTLDEMFEILTLIQTKKYGDRMPVVIYGSKYWNKVINWNYLAETGMIDKDDIKLFHFCDTVEDAYNVITNALEKTME